The Portunus trituberculatus isolate SZX2019 unplaced genomic scaffold, ASM1759143v1 PGA_scaffold_227__1_contigs__length_320803, whole genome shotgun sequence genome segment GAGGATAAGTTAAATGAGTTGAGGCGTAAGAATATGTCACTCAGGTAGGCCAGCTTCTGAAGCCACTGGCTGTCTGACAATTTCTTGGTGAACTCAAGTGACTTTGCCTTGTTGTCACATTTGAAGAATTCAGTGAGCTCCTCCTTTAGTGATTCTACTCTTGATACCACATTCCCCCTCGACAGCCAGCGAACCTCAGTGTGAAGGAGCAACACTTCTTCATCACTTCCAAACTCTTGGCACAGAAGGGAAAACAGTCTTGTATTTAGGGCGCTTGACTTGATGGCATTTACCATGTGCACAACATCATCCAGGACTAATTTTAAATCAGGTGGGAGAGTTTTGGATGCCAGGGCATATCTATGAAGCATGCAATGAAGATGCTTGGTTTCAGGATTCACCTGATTCACTCTTCCTCGAAATCCTGATCGACGACCAAGCATTGCTGGTGCTCCGTCAGTTGTGCATGCACATACATTATTCCAAGACAGTCCTTCTTTCTCAAAAAACAATGAGACTTCATTGAAAATGTCTTCACCTCTAGTAGTCGTATTCAAGGTATGACAGAACAAAACTCTTCCTTGAAATCTTGACCAGTGACGTATCGCACAAACACCAGGAGTTGTGCACAAGCAGCCACGTCAGTCGACTCGTCAAGCTGGATTGCAAATTTTCCTAAAGAGGCTTCCTTTAATTCAGCAATTACTTGTTGTTTGACATCCTCAGACATATCTACTATTCGTCGATGAACAgtatcatttgagagaggtacTGATGTGACCTTCTGCTCAGCATCACAACCAATAACACAACGTATTATATCTTTGCAGCAAGGAACTATCAACTTTTCTGCAATGTTGTGaggtttcttttcttgtgcAATTCTCAGTGATACCATGTAGGATGCACGCAAACCAGCTTCATTTTGTTGCCTGAAATGTCCCGAACGATCGAAGCGTGCTCGCTTCAatccctcttccttttgcttGAAGAAAGCAGCATTCTTGCTTATAAAACTTGGATGACAGCTGTTTAGATGGCGTTTGAGAAAGCTAGGCTTCATGCACTCCAGTGACAAAACTTTGTGGCATAATACACTGTGGAAATTCAATCCCACTTTTGTTGATAGCAGTGAATCCATACTGAATGTAGCTTTCATCATACTGCCGTTTCTTCGCTGATGAGGCCATAACGATATCTGGAATTGTAGAAGAGGAACTTTTTTATAACCAAAGCTATATACACGTACGAGTATACTGTGAAATGCATGTATAATATTGCcaatgataaaagaatattcaatacagaataaaaaaaaaacacgaactaaCCTCATTTAAGCAAACAAAAGGCGTTGGAGACAGGAGCAACAACTACGATGTGCATCAGTGTCTGTTGGCTAGCTGAGTGAGCTGACTGTCCAGTGTCCACGTAACCGTCCCCCACCCTCACTCACGTTGCTGTTTGAAATTAAACCGACACGATATGGCGCGCccctccgtcacacacacacacacacacacacactctctctctctctctctctctctctctctctgagcagaTGTAACtatctaaatttttttttttcgtcagccatctaagtaccccttgAAATCTGGTTTTGAACcctggggttcgcgaaccccaggttgagaaccctgcaggtaaaacactaaacaaaataaaacaacaacataaacaaaagtGGCTTGTTTTCCATCAACttactgaaataaagaaaaaggaaagtcaagtctctctctctctctctctctctctctctctctctctctctctctctctctccataatgcTTCATTTGAAAATTTAAAggcaaatattttttcttcttgaagtAACTTTCCATGAAAtgctccttttcctacttttactcctccttctcctcctcctcctcctttttctccttctcatcatcctcttattcctccttctcctcctcatcctcttctcattcctcttacGTATCTTCATCCACTTAGATTCACCACTCCAATACCCCCtcacctctgtctgtctgtctgtctgtctgtgtctgtctgtctgtctgtctgtctgtctgtctgtctgtctagtaaGGGGTAAAAATTGGGCAAACTTTTCTTCACTAAAACTGGATTCTCCATAAATTGTCTGCATTACCTTCTGGTGGACAAGAGAGCGCCCGTCACTCCTCCCACCGGCCCGTCCCAAACGCCTCCCCCTCC includes the following:
- the LOC123500421 gene encoding LOW QUALITY PROTEIN: protein ZBED8-like (The sequence of the model RefSeq protein was modified relative to this genomic sequence to represent the inferred CDS: inserted 2 bases in 1 codon), yielding MASSAKKRQYDESYIQYGFTAINKSGIEFPQCIXCHKVLSLECMKPSFLKRHLNSCHPSFISKNAAFFKQKEEGLKRARFDRSGHFRQQNEAGLRASYMVSLRIAQEKKPHNIAEKLIVPCCKDIIRCVIGCDAEQKVTSVPLSNDTVHRRIVDMSEDVKQQVIAELKEASLGKFAIQLDESTDVAACAQLLVFVRYVTGQDFKEEYALASKTLPPDLKLVLDDVVHMVNAIKSSALNTRLFSLLCQEFGSDEEVLLLHTEVRWLSRGNVVSRVESLKEELTEFFKCDNKAKSLEFTKKLSDSQWLQKLAYLSDIFLRLNSFNLSSKAVLPHTYLCEQGFSTLLNMKTKHRSRLNVEHDLRLCLSNTAPRIEKLVCNRQAQPSH